A single window of Archangium gephyra DNA harbors:
- a CDS encoding aldo/keto reductase: MPRTLGASGPTVSPLGLGLAALGRPGYITLGHGEDLRGDRSVEALERQAHEVLDAAYLAGLRYFDAARSYGRAEAFLASWLKARGMRPEDVVAGSKWGYTYTAAWRVDAERHEVKDHSLPTLRRQWGESQTLLGPWLRLYQIHSATFESGVLEDTGVREELGRLRDSGVRVGLTLSGPRQAEVLRRALELQVGGSPLFSCVQATWNLLESSAGPVLAEAHAAGWGVIIKEAVANGRLTARNEDPALRPLREVAGALGATVDAVAIAAVLAQPWVSVVLSGATTVEQLQSNLRALEVKLGDEARETLRRLAEPPETYWAKRSALPWN, translated from the coding sequence ATGCCACGCACCCTCGGGGCCTCCGGGCCCACCGTGTCTCCCCTGGGCCTCGGACTCGCCGCGCTCGGCCGCCCCGGGTACATCACCCTCGGCCATGGGGAGGATCTCCGCGGAGATCGCTCCGTCGAGGCCCTGGAGCGCCAGGCCCATGAGGTGCTGGATGCGGCGTATCTCGCGGGCCTCCGCTACTTCGATGCCGCCCGCTCCTATGGCCGGGCCGAGGCCTTCCTCGCCTCCTGGTTGAAGGCTCGAGGCATGCGCCCGGAGGACGTCGTGGCCGGCTCCAAGTGGGGCTACACCTATACCGCCGCCTGGCGCGTGGACGCCGAGCGCCACGAGGTGAAGGACCACTCGCTGCCCACCCTGCGCCGGCAGTGGGGCGAAAGCCAGACACTGCTCGGGCCCTGGCTGCGGCTGTATCAAATCCACTCGGCCACCTTCGAGAGCGGCGTGCTGGAGGACACGGGCGTCCGGGAGGAGCTCGGGCGGCTGAGGGACTCGGGGGTGCGCGTGGGGCTGACGCTCAGTGGGCCCCGGCAGGCCGAGGTGCTGCGGCGGGCCCTGGAGCTCCAGGTGGGCGGCTCCCCGCTGTTCTCCTGCGTGCAGGCCACGTGGAACCTGCTGGAGTCCTCCGCGGGCCCGGTACTCGCCGAGGCCCATGCGGCCGGGTGGGGCGTCATCATCAAGGAGGCCGTCGCCAACGGACGGCTCACGGCGCGCAACGAGGATCCAGCGCTGCGTCCCCTGCGCGAGGTGGCTGGAGCGCTGGGTGCCACGGTGGACGCGGTGGCCATCGCCGCGGTGCTCGCGCAGCCGTGGGTGTCCGTGGTGCTGAGTGGGGCCACCACCGTGGAGCAGCTCCAGAGCAACCTGCGCGCGCTGGAGGTGAAGCTCGGGGACGAGGCGCGGGAGACACTGCGCCGCCTCGCCGAGCCACCGGAGACCTACTGGGCGAAACGCTCCGCCCTGCCGTGGAACTGA
- a CDS encoding Fic family protein — protein sequence MSLWEKARWPGFTWGDGGVVGPLAEARYKQGRLLGSMVRLGFELRLEAQVHTVTEDVLKSSELEGELLDRESVRSSVARRLGVPDAALSGSDPDRKTEEVVAMMLDATGNFAAPLTKERLVGWHAALFPTGYSGFHRIKVGGWREDSEGPMQVVSGPVGRTKIHYEAPPAERLDAEMERFLDWFNAPPLLDGLLRAALAHLWFVTVHPFDDGNGRIARAITDMALAQLEQSSQRFYSVSSQIRLERSAYYDTLERTQKGSLDVTVWLVWFLECYARAIDAAEATCAGVLRKADFWQHYAREPFSPRQKAVMNRLLDGFEGKLTAKKWAALGKCSVDTAQRELTDLVARGILVKNPGGSKNTSYALAFEQPR from the coding sequence GTGTCCCTCTGGGAAAAGGCGCGATGGCCAGGCTTCACCTGGGGGGATGGCGGGGTGGTGGGGCCCCTGGCGGAAGCCCGTTACAAGCAGGGCCGCTTGCTCGGAAGCATGGTCCGGCTGGGCTTCGAGCTCCGGCTCGAGGCCCAGGTCCACACGGTCACCGAGGACGTCCTCAAGAGCTCCGAGCTCGAGGGAGAGCTCCTGGATCGCGAGAGCGTCCGGTCCTCGGTGGCGAGACGGCTGGGCGTGCCCGATGCCGCGCTGAGCGGATCCGATCCCGATCGCAAGACGGAGGAAGTCGTGGCGATGATGCTGGACGCCACCGGGAACTTCGCCGCGCCCCTCACGAAGGAGCGGCTGGTGGGCTGGCACGCCGCGCTCTTCCCCACGGGCTACTCTGGCTTCCACCGCATCAAGGTCGGTGGATGGCGTGAGGACTCGGAGGGGCCGATGCAGGTGGTCTCCGGGCCCGTGGGCCGGACGAAGATCCACTACGAGGCGCCACCGGCGGAGCGGCTCGACGCGGAGATGGAACGGTTCCTGGACTGGTTCAACGCCCCACCGCTGCTCGATGGCCTGCTCCGCGCGGCGCTCGCGCACCTCTGGTTCGTGACCGTGCACCCGTTCGATGATGGCAATGGCCGTATCGCACGCGCCATCACGGACATGGCCCTGGCCCAGCTCGAGCAATCCAGCCAGCGCTTCTACAGTGTCTCGAGTCAAATCCGGCTCGAACGCAGCGCGTACTACGACACGTTGGAGCGCACCCAGAAGGGCTCACTGGACGTCACCGTCTGGCTCGTCTGGTTTCTCGAGTGCTACGCGCGCGCCATCGATGCCGCCGAGGCCACGTGCGCCGGTGTCCTGCGCAAGGCGGACTTCTGGCAGCACTACGCACGTGAGCCCTTCAGCCCCCGGCAGAAGGCAGTCATGAACCGTCTGTTGGATGGCTTCGAAGGCAAGCTCACGGCCAAGAAGTGGGCGGCGCTCGGCAAGTGCTCCGTCGATACCGCCCAGCGCGAGCTCACGGACCTCGTGGCGCGCGGCATCCTCGTGAAGAACCCCGGGGGCAGCAAGAACACGAGCTACGCGCTCGCTTTCGAGCAGCCCAGGTAG
- the gshB gene encoding glutathione synthase: MAALTFGFLMDPLETVRVDHDSTFALMLEAQRRGHQVRYFEQPWLRFGGSCAEARMRTVTVRREPGRHFELLDEQVRPLSSLDVLFLRKDPPVDADFLQATQLVELCNGREPVFLNNPTGIRDANEKLFGLRFPELMPETLITRDLTAIAQFVSRHPQGTILKPVEGFGGQGIVFLQPGDRNTRSLLEIITLGGKKAIVVQAYLPESRQGDKRIILVDGEPCGAVLRVPAHDDHRGNMAAGGTPVKTSLTPRELEICARLKPSLQERGLYLVGIDVIGDWLTEVNVTSPTGLAEIDKLDNTNVEAKVIDTAERLVGQRR, encoded by the coding sequence ATGGCCGCGCTCACCTTCGGCTTCCTCATGGATCCCCTCGAGACGGTCCGAGTGGACCATGACTCCACCTTCGCCCTCATGCTCGAGGCCCAGCGCCGTGGTCACCAGGTGCGCTACTTCGAGCAGCCCTGGCTCCGCTTCGGCGGCTCCTGCGCCGAGGCCCGCATGCGCACCGTCACCGTGCGCCGCGAGCCCGGCCGCCACTTCGAGCTCCTTGACGAGCAGGTCCGCCCCCTCTCCAGCCTCGACGTCCTCTTCCTGCGCAAGGATCCGCCCGTCGACGCCGACTTCCTCCAGGCCACCCAGCTCGTCGAGCTGTGCAACGGCCGCGAGCCCGTCTTCCTCAACAACCCCACCGGCATCCGCGACGCCAACGAGAAGCTCTTCGGCCTGCGCTTCCCGGAGCTCATGCCCGAGACGCTCATCACCCGCGATCTCACGGCCATCGCCCAGTTCGTCTCGCGCCACCCCCAGGGCACCATCCTCAAGCCCGTCGAGGGTTTCGGCGGCCAGGGCATCGTCTTCCTCCAGCCCGGCGACCGCAACACCCGCTCCCTCCTGGAGATCATCACCCTCGGCGGCAAGAAGGCCATCGTCGTCCAGGCCTACCTCCCCGAGAGCCGCCAGGGTGACAAGCGCATCATCCTCGTCGATGGCGAGCCCTGTGGCGCCGTCCTCCGCGTCCCCGCCCACGATGACCACCGCGGCAACATGGCCGCCGGTGGCACCCCCGTGAAGACCTCGCTCACCCCCCGCGAGCTGGAGATCTGCGCCCGCCTCAAGCCCTCGCTCCAGGAGCGCGGCCTGTACCTCGTGGGCATCGACGTCATCGGCGACTGGCTCACCGAGGTGAACGTCACCAGCCCCACCGGCCTCGCGGAGATCGACAAGCTGGACAACACCAACGTCGAGGCGAAGGTGATCGACACCGCCGAGCGGCTCGTGGGCCAGCGGCGCTGA
- a CDS encoding helicase HerA domain-containing protein, producing MTQTDLRLASFLSDRTEVFHSIQHRHEVWREDPFDVETVHQEARATFERLLQRATTPPGVDSGRILLLLGDSGCGKTHLLRAFRAMAHENSLGFVGYMQMTTSTSNYGRYVLSNLIDSLDQPYREPAEARSGLQKLSDVLLSHCGQVAALLADPEADSEEIPKLVEFAADDLQKQPRFKKLDLDLLRALLFLQRDDTRIRSRVLKYLRCEDLSDSDRKVLGGLVPRIYDNHPQEMVEHLGRLSAALNHSLVLCVDQLEGFDIDTANAQAFRRAMHMLCDFAERAPSSIIVISCLHNFWNGLRGQLTKSLLDRIERDPDLIKLQHVRTAEEARLITERRLEHLYSVEDAPFDPAEPTYPFPHERFDLLAGKSTREVLDACRRWREQAIRQGALPDRFPLESDQVQEDSHSKGKEDEEKKKQTLELDQVWNDFRSSQSTPPPEEDPQLAELLVWALRACADEVETGQHFEARLTGASIQVEVTPGEQKLHVALCNRGTQRGALANQIEQARKESRGRTPVVVRTSDFPSNPKSTTAEQLGKLLSKGGRRAVLEDSDSRTLLALREFRQQHESRPDFAAWLRSARPLTQLKSLRDILGLDQPRSSPGSTPSGSQNAPAETPPGGTRAVTSAPVASATQATRTEPKAPPAAKTVVQTPPRKREPIRIGETDSLLREPVLIAPDELTRHCAFLGGSGSGKTTLALNVVEQLLLQGIPAILVDRKGDLAGYASESFWTRPIEDARRAERRTLLNERLDVALFTPGHPHGRPLGIPIVPEGLAALSDYERQQATRHAAEALAGMLDYRQNPRDKSCRTLLSQAIDQLVQLRPEGVTLEKLVKFIGDKDPILVSAAGRLDTKLFDKLADDLDRLRIDAKHLMGSEAERLDMDLLFGRGVHAKPGRTRLSIISTKFLGDTNSVLFWVSQLLIETTRWLNRNPATALQAVLMFDEADMYLPAMRQPSTKQPMENLLKRARSAGVGLMLATQSPGDFDYKCRDTIRSWFIGRVKEKVSLDKMKPMLSEARVDATKIPGQSIGEFHFARDGRVDRVKTEPSAMATEQLSDDELLQLAARTAPKGTDPHTDS from the coding sequence ATGACCCAGACCGATCTCCGCCTCGCCTCCTTCCTCTCCGACCGCACCGAGGTCTTCCACTCCATCCAGCACCGCCATGAGGTGTGGCGGGAAGATCCGTTCGATGTGGAGACGGTCCACCAGGAGGCGCGCGCCACCTTCGAGCGCCTCCTGCAGCGCGCCACCACTCCGCCCGGAGTGGACTCGGGACGCATCCTCCTGCTGCTCGGCGACTCGGGCTGCGGCAAGACGCACCTGCTGCGGGCCTTCCGCGCCATGGCCCATGAGAATTCGCTCGGCTTCGTGGGCTACATGCAGATGACGACGTCCACGTCCAACTACGGGCGTTACGTCCTCTCCAACCTCATCGACTCGCTCGACCAGCCCTACCGCGAGCCCGCCGAGGCGCGCTCCGGCTTGCAGAAGCTCTCCGACGTGCTGCTCTCGCACTGTGGCCAGGTGGCCGCCCTGCTGGCGGACCCCGAGGCGGACAGCGAGGAGATTCCCAAGCTGGTGGAGTTCGCCGCGGACGATCTCCAGAAGCAGCCACGTTTCAAGAAGCTGGACCTGGATCTGCTCCGCGCGCTGCTCTTCCTCCAGCGGGACGACACGCGCATCCGCAGCCGGGTGCTCAAGTACCTGCGCTGCGAGGATCTGTCCGACAGCGATCGCAAGGTGTTGGGCGGGCTGGTGCCCCGTATCTATGACAATCACCCGCAGGAGATGGTGGAGCACCTGGGCCGGCTCTCGGCGGCGCTCAACCACTCGCTGGTGCTGTGCGTGGACCAGCTCGAGGGTTTCGACATCGACACGGCGAATGCCCAGGCCTTCCGGCGGGCCATGCACATGCTCTGTGACTTCGCGGAGCGCGCGCCCTCGTCGATCATCGTCATCAGCTGCCTGCACAACTTCTGGAATGGTCTGCGCGGCCAGCTCACCAAGTCCCTGCTGGACCGGATCGAGAGGGATCCCGATCTCATCAAATTGCAGCACGTGCGCACGGCCGAGGAGGCGCGGCTGATCACCGAGCGCCGGCTGGAGCACCTCTACTCCGTGGAGGACGCTCCCTTCGATCCGGCGGAGCCCACCTATCCCTTCCCGCACGAGCGCTTCGATCTGCTCGCGGGCAAGAGCACGCGCGAGGTGCTCGATGCGTGCCGCCGCTGGCGTGAGCAGGCCATCCGCCAGGGCGCGCTGCCCGACCGCTTCCCGCTGGAGAGCGATCAAGTCCAGGAGGACTCGCACTCCAAGGGCAAGGAGGACGAGGAGAAGAAGAAGCAGACGCTGGAGCTGGACCAGGTGTGGAACGACTTCCGCTCCTCGCAGTCCACGCCGCCGCCCGAGGAGGATCCGCAGCTGGCCGAGCTGCTCGTCTGGGCGCTGCGGGCCTGCGCGGACGAGGTGGAGACCGGGCAGCACTTCGAGGCGCGCCTGACGGGCGCCTCCATCCAGGTGGAGGTGACTCCGGGGGAGCAGAAGCTGCACGTGGCCCTGTGCAACCGGGGGACCCAGCGGGGAGCGCTCGCCAATCAGATCGAACAGGCGCGGAAGGAGTCGCGGGGCCGCACGCCCGTGGTCGTCCGCACCAGCGATTTCCCGAGCAATCCCAAGAGCACCACGGCCGAGCAGCTCGGCAAGCTCTTGAGCAAGGGAGGCCGCCGCGCGGTGCTGGAGGACAGCGACAGCCGCACCCTGCTCGCCCTGCGCGAGTTCCGTCAGCAGCACGAGTCGCGTCCCGACTTCGCCGCGTGGCTGCGCTCCGCCCGGCCCCTCACCCAGCTCAAGTCCCTGCGCGACATCCTCGGGTTGGATCAGCCGCGCTCCTCGCCGGGCTCCACGCCCTCCGGTTCCCAGAATGCGCCCGCCGAGACACCTCCCGGTGGGACGCGGGCCGTGACGTCCGCGCCCGTCGCCTCGGCGACGCAAGCCACCCGGACCGAGCCCAAGGCTCCTCCCGCGGCGAAGACCGTGGTGCAGACGCCTCCGCGCAAGCGCGAGCCCATCCGCATCGGTGAGACGGACAGCCTGCTGAGGGAGCCCGTGCTCATCGCACCCGACGAGCTGACCCGGCACTGCGCGTTCCTGGGAGGCTCCGGCAGCGGCAAGACGACGCTGGCGCTCAACGTGGTGGAGCAGCTGCTCCTGCAAGGCATTCCAGCCATCCTGGTGGACCGGAAGGGAGACCTCGCGGGCTATGCCTCCGAGTCCTTCTGGACGCGCCCCATCGAGGACGCACGCCGCGCCGAGCGCCGGACCCTGTTGAACGAGCGGCTCGACGTGGCCCTCTTCACCCCTGGCCATCCCCACGGCCGTCCCCTGGGGATCCCCATCGTTCCGGAGGGACTCGCCGCGCTCTCGGACTACGAGCGGCAGCAGGCCACGCGCCATGCCGCCGAGGCCCTTGCGGGCATGCTGGACTACCGGCAGAACCCTCGGGACAAGTCCTGCAGGACCTTGCTGTCGCAGGCGATTGATCAGCTCGTCCAGCTCAGGCCCGAGGGGGTGACGCTGGAGAAGCTCGTGAAGTTCATCGGCGACAAGGATCCCATCCTGGTGAGCGCCGCGGGCCGGCTGGACACGAAGCTCTTCGACAAGCTCGCCGATGACCTGGACCGGCTGCGCATCGACGCGAAGCATCTCATGGGCAGCGAGGCCGAGCGGCTCGACATGGATCTGCTGTTTGGCCGGGGTGTCCACGCGAAGCCCGGCAGGACGCGCCTGAGCATCATCAGCACCAAGTTCCTCGGTGACACCAACAGCGTGCTCTTCTGGGTGTCGCAGCTGCTCATCGAGACGACGCGGTGGCTCAACCGCAACCCCGCCACGGCGCTGCAGGCCGTCCTCATGTTCGACGAGGCGGACATGTACCTGCCGGCGATGCGCCAGCCCTCCACGAAGCAGCCCATGGAGAACCTGCTCAAGCGCGCGCGCTCGGCGGGCGTGGGGCTGATGCTCGCCACGCAGAGCCCGGGTGACTTCGACTACAAGTGCCGCGACACCATCCGCTCCTGGTTCATCGGCCGGGTGAAGGAGAAGGTGTCACTGGACAAGATGAAGCCCATGCTCAGCGAGGCGCGGGTGGACGCCACGAAGATTCCCGGCCAGTCCATTGGCGAATTCCACTTCGCGCGGGATGGCCGGGTGGATCGTGTGAAGACCGAGCCCTCGGCGATGGCGACCGAGCAGCTCTCGGACGACGAGCTGTTGCAGCTCGCCGCGAGGACGGCGCCGAAGGGCACGGACCCGCACACGGACTCCTGA
- a CDS encoding serine/threonine-protein kinase, protein MSAPVRGAPQPLNSAIPDPHQGERIGRYQVLTQLSVGGMAELFLGFTSGPGGFRKYVALKRVLPDARGDEQFEKMFLDEARITAALNHPNIGQVFELGQDAEGLFLAMEFIAGQNLNQVAHVCRRRGKVLPAGFSLAVVRDVCLALHYAHAFTTPGGKPSPVIHRDVSQKNVMVTYDGVVKLLDFGIAKARDGVVRTQVGMVKGTTGYMSPEQVRGEPLDGRSDLFAAGVMLHELLTGERLFSGETERQEMEMILEAPIPVPGAKVPTLPPEVSTVVLKALARKREDRYANGREMAKALEAAAGGLLLDSEQRAAFMLENFGDRMEATRRLLESVEQVKEPADSETARMPEGREEPGSVSTEPSSTQPGGRAEKTEETPRAEPVEARPARGPGARRTETGEAPATGVHTTGRRVTREAPVAAREARTTEQPARGGTGRFWAAILALLVVGGSAGYGAVKLVAAMKAQEAEGTPIPMPLADMSPMTPIEPPGQKKAEPDPAAQAAAPVQAPEQTQETPEEPAKKDGDGEPVRNVKQGALTLVVLPEAEVFLNGRSLGKTPLIKTPVPVGRHLLRIKGADGKRRQLSVPIRVGKTTQFKLKLTDIPER, encoded by the coding sequence ATGTCCGCACCGGTCCGGGGGGCCCCCCAGCCACTGAATTCCGCCATCCCCGATCCGCACCAGGGCGAGCGCATTGGAAGATACCAGGTGCTCACCCAGCTGTCGGTGGGTGGCATGGCCGAGCTGTTCCTGGGCTTCACCTCGGGGCCGGGCGGGTTCCGCAAGTACGTGGCGCTCAAACGGGTGCTGCCGGACGCACGCGGGGACGAGCAGTTCGAGAAGATGTTCCTGGATGAAGCACGCATCACCGCGGCGCTCAACCACCCGAACATCGGCCAGGTGTTCGAGCTGGGCCAGGACGCCGAGGGCCTCTTCCTGGCGATGGAGTTCATCGCGGGGCAGAACCTCAACCAGGTGGCGCACGTGTGCCGGCGCCGGGGCAAGGTGCTGCCGGCGGGCTTCAGCCTGGCGGTGGTGCGCGACGTGTGCCTGGCGCTGCACTACGCCCATGCCTTCACCACGCCCGGAGGCAAACCCTCCCCTGTCATCCACCGGGACGTGTCCCAGAAGAACGTGATGGTGACGTACGACGGGGTGGTGAAGCTGCTGGACTTCGGCATCGCCAAGGCGCGCGACGGCGTGGTGCGCACCCAGGTGGGCATGGTGAAGGGCACCACCGGGTACATGTCCCCGGAGCAGGTGCGGGGCGAGCCGCTGGATGGGCGCAGTGACTTGTTCGCCGCCGGGGTGATGCTGCACGAGCTGCTCACCGGCGAGCGCCTCTTCTCGGGGGAGACGGAGCGCCAGGAGATGGAGATGATCCTGGAGGCGCCCATTCCGGTGCCGGGGGCGAAGGTGCCCACGCTGCCACCGGAGGTGTCCACGGTGGTGCTCAAGGCGCTGGCGCGCAAACGGGAGGATCGCTACGCGAACGGCCGGGAGATGGCGAAGGCCCTGGAGGCCGCGGCGGGCGGCCTGCTGCTGGACTCGGAGCAGCGCGCGGCCTTCATGCTCGAGAACTTCGGGGATCGGATGGAGGCGACGCGCCGGCTGCTGGAGAGCGTCGAGCAGGTGAAGGAGCCGGCGGACTCGGAGACGGCGCGGATGCCGGAAGGCCGCGAGGAGCCGGGGAGCGTGTCCACGGAGCCGAGCTCCACGCAGCCGGGTGGGCGTGCGGAGAAGACGGAGGAGACGCCGCGGGCGGAGCCGGTGGAGGCGAGGCCGGCGCGTGGGCCTGGGGCGCGGAGGACGGAGACGGGCGAGGCTCCGGCGACGGGGGTGCACACCACGGGGAGGCGGGTGACGCGGGAGGCGCCCGTGGCGGCGAGGGAGGCCCGGACGACGGAGCAGCCGGCGCGGGGAGGAACGGGGAGGTTCTGGGCGGCGATCCTCGCGCTGCTGGTGGTGGGAGGGAGCGCGGGCTACGGCGCGGTGAAGCTGGTGGCGGCGATGAAGGCCCAGGAGGCGGAGGGGACGCCCATTCCCATGCCCCTGGCGGACATGTCACCGATGACGCCCATCGAGCCGCCGGGGCAGAAGAAGGCGGAGCCGGACCCCGCCGCCCAGGCGGCCGCGCCGGTGCAGGCTCCGGAGCAGACGCAGGAGACACCGGAGGAGCCGGCGAAGAAGGACGGTGACGGCGAGCCGGTGCGCAACGTGAAGCAGGGCGCGCTGACGCTGGTCGTCCTGCCGGAGGCCGAGGTGTTCCTGAACGGGCGCTCGCTGGGGAAGACGCCGCTCATCAAGACGCCGGTGCCGGTGGGCAGACACCTGCTGCGCATCAAGGGAGCGGATGGGAAGCGGCGGCAGCTGTCGGTCCCCATCCGGGTGGGCAAGACGACGCAGTTCAAGCTCAAGCTGACGGACATCCCCGAGCGCTGA
- a CDS encoding phytoene/squalene synthase family protein, which translates to MQTEPAAIAFCREVLPAVSRTFALNIPVLPRPLDTAVMVAYLLCRIADTLEDEAHGPASEVLLAELARLSTLPAGWEADARRFSEEGARVLRTQAPEAEVRLVAGTARVLEALALHAVPVREHVASCVATMTKGMGKMGDKGRASGGGLGLASLEETLEYCYYVAGTVGEMLTRLFQWYSPAIAERAAALEPRAVAFGNALQLTNILKDVREDLERGSCWLPKTLLAEHGLTPEALLEPGNRGEAMKAHGQMVAVAHRELRKAFEYVMALPGQERGIRLFCLWPLFLAVMTLRKLYGNAAVLERRAVKVSRRTVKWVVASTRLLVGQDAALKLMFSTLTAPLPR; encoded by the coding sequence ATGCAGACCGAGCCCGCCGCGATCGCCTTCTGCCGGGAGGTGCTGCCGGCGGTGTCGCGTACCTTCGCGCTGAACATTCCCGTGCTGCCGCGTCCGTTGGACACGGCGGTGATGGTGGCCTACCTGCTGTGCCGGATCGCCGACACGCTGGAGGACGAGGCCCACGGCCCGGCGAGCGAGGTGTTGCTGGCGGAACTGGCACGGCTGAGCACGCTGCCGGCGGGGTGGGAGGCGGACGCGCGGCGCTTCTCGGAGGAGGGGGCGCGGGTGCTGCGGACGCAGGCACCGGAGGCCGAGGTGCGGCTGGTGGCGGGGACGGCGCGGGTGCTGGAGGCGTTGGCGCTGCACGCCGTCCCGGTGCGCGAGCACGTGGCGTCCTGCGTGGCGACCATGACGAAGGGCATGGGGAAGATGGGGGACAAGGGCCGCGCCTCGGGAGGAGGCCTGGGGCTGGCGAGCCTCGAGGAGACGCTGGAGTACTGCTATTACGTGGCGGGGACGGTGGGGGAGATGCTGACGCGGCTCTTCCAGTGGTACTCGCCGGCCATCGCCGAGCGCGCGGCGGCACTGGAGCCGAGGGCGGTGGCGTTCGGCAACGCGCTGCAACTCACCAACATCCTCAAGGACGTGCGCGAGGACCTGGAGCGGGGCAGCTGCTGGCTGCCGAAGACGCTGCTGGCCGAGCATGGACTGACGCCCGAGGCGCTGCTGGAGCCCGGCAACCGGGGCGAGGCGATGAAGGCCCACGGGCAGATGGTGGCGGTGGCGCACCGGGAGCTGCGCAAGGCCTTCGAGTATGTGATGGCATTGCCGGGCCAGGAGCGGGGCATCCGGCTGTTCTGCCTGTGGCCGCTGTTCCTCGCGGTGATGACGCTGCGCAAGCTGTATGGGAATGCGGCGGTGCTGGAGCGGCGGGCCGTGAAGGTGTCGCGGCGCACGGTGAAGTGGGTGGTGGCCTCGACGAGGCTGCTGGTGGGCCAGGACGCGGCGTTGAAGCTGATGTTCTCCACGCTGACGGCCCCGCTGCCCCGGTAG
- the msrB gene encoding peptide-methionine (R)-S-oxide reductase MsrB: MYAVQKTDAEWKQQLTPEQYKVLRKQGTERAFTGKYWDLKAAGTYHCAACGQPLFSSETKFDSGTGWPSFWQPLPGAVDTHEDSSWLMVRTEVVCSRCGSHLGHVFDDGPEPTGLRYCMNSVSLDFRPK; this comes from the coding sequence GTGTACGCCGTCCAGAAGACCGATGCGGAGTGGAAACAACAGCTCACGCCCGAGCAATACAAGGTGTTGCGCAAGCAGGGCACGGAGCGCGCCTTCACGGGGAAATACTGGGACCTGAAGGCCGCGGGCACCTACCACTGCGCGGCGTGTGGCCAGCCGCTGTTCAGCTCGGAGACGAAGTTCGACTCGGGCACGGGCTGGCCGAGCTTCTGGCAACCCCTGCCCGGTGCCGTGGACACCCACGAGGACAGCAGTTGGCTCATGGTGCGCACCGAGGTGGTGTGCAGCCGTTGCGGCTCGCACCTCGGGCACGTGTTCGACGATGGCCCGGAGCCCACGGGCCTGCGCTACTGCATGAACTCGGTGTCGCTCGACTTCCGGCCGAAGTGA
- a CDS encoding endonuclease domain-containing protein, whose amino-acid sequence MPPARPPPRSDTSVLQELERHQRRREQGIPKLTVLAGPPGSAMSLWRRWLDSRHQSSCVSLASNEAEVVRDWLETLSRTRNLQADAADFVGTAAGLAPGELSSRLTGKTVHERDFLLQELFPAITGEDLSAVCRWLLQPPQVTHKSGLPGAVLEACDGDPLRALVAVHALIPASTAPALLLSGFGPAWLTSAARVATRMCDAVPPLVAALHTERNTLDTYLRGSESQALALVREGLLELEAPSPEELRQRLEKLGVQATEALSESLARLAADGVSEEVLAHYGSAALELEASAHEPEAADRARSSAERFLRSLLDSLPATQGLFALNERAGFRINNRPVEVDFLSRRLRVAIEVDGYYHFQDPDAYRRDRRKDLALQRHGYLVLRFLATDVVARLEEIRDTILEVVSLRREDPGGPPPHREDVDGGA is encoded by the coding sequence GTGCCCCCTGCCAGACCTCCTCCCCGGAGTGACACCTCGGTCCTCCAAGAGCTGGAGCGCCATCAGCGCCGGCGCGAGCAGGGCATCCCCAAGCTCACCGTGCTCGCCGGTCCACCGGGCAGCGCCATGTCCCTCTGGCGCCGGTGGCTCGACTCCCGCCACCAGTCCTCCTGTGTCTCTCTCGCCTCGAACGAAGCCGAGGTGGTCCGCGATTGGCTGGAGACGCTCTCCCGCACCCGGAACCTCCAGGCCGATGCGGCGGACTTCGTCGGTACCGCCGCGGGCCTCGCTCCCGGTGAGCTGAGCTCCCGGCTGACTGGAAAGACAGTCCACGAGCGAGACTTCCTCCTCCAGGAGCTGTTCCCCGCCATCACCGGAGAGGACCTCTCCGCCGTGTGCAGGTGGCTGCTCCAACCTCCACAAGTTACCCACAAGTCCGGGCTCCCCGGCGCGGTGCTCGAGGCCTGCGACGGAGATCCCCTGCGAGCACTCGTGGCCGTGCACGCGCTCATCCCCGCGAGCACCGCACCGGCCCTCCTGCTCTCCGGCTTCGGCCCCGCGTGGCTCACCAGCGCCGCCCGGGTCGCCACGCGCATGTGTGATGCCGTGCCGCCGCTCGTCGCGGCACTTCACACGGAGCGAAACACGCTCGACACGTACCTGCGTGGCAGTGAGAGCCAGGCCCTGGCCCTGGTACGCGAGGGCCTGCTGGAGCTGGAGGCCCCTTCCCCCGAGGAGCTGAGACAACGGCTGGAGAAGCTCGGCGTCCAGGCGACGGAGGCGCTCTCCGAGTCCCTCGCCCGGCTGGCCGCCGATGGGGTCTCGGAGGAGGTGCTGGCCCACTACGGAAGCGCGGCCCTCGAGCTCGAGGCCTCCGCCCACGAGCCCGAGGCCGCGGACCGGGCACGCAGCAGCGCCGAGCGCTTCCTGCGCTCGTTGCTCGACTCGCTCCCCGCCACCCAGGGCCTCTTCGCGCTCAACGAGCGGGCCGGGTTCCGCATCAACAACCGGCCCGTCGAGGTGGACTTCCTCTCGCGCCGGCTGCGCGTGGCCATCGAGGTGGACGGCTACTACCACTTCCAGGATCCGGACGCCTACCGGCGCGACCGGCGCAAAGACCTGGCCCTCCAACGGCATGGCTACCTGGTGCTGCGCTTCCTCGCCACGGACGTGGTGGCGCGGCTGGAGGAAATTCGCGACACTATCCTGGAAGTCGTCTCGCTCCGGCGTGAGGACCCGGGGGGTCCACCGCCTCACAGGGAGGATGTAGATGGAGGGGCATGA